Within the Streptomyces vilmorinianum genome, the region CTACAAGGCGGCGGAGGACGTCACCACCGGTGACCTGTTCCACGGCGACGGCGCGGCGCGCAAGCGGGCCGATCTGCTCTGGAGCCTGGACCACGCGCCGCAGGGGAAGTCGTCGTTCCTGGTGACCACGTCGAAGCAGGGCGAGGGGAACCTGCGCGGGACCCTGGACTTCATCAAGAAGGTGAAGGCCCCGGCGCGGGTCTCCTCGATCACACTCGACAGCGGCGGGCACAACTTCAACACCTGGAACCGGGAGATCCCGCCGGGCCTGGTGTGGATGAGCGGGCGGCTCAGCGCGAACTGAGCGTGGTCTCCCCGGAGGCCGCTGCCCGCAGCGCCCGGTGGACGCCCGCCGGGGTGAGGACGCCGACGTACCGGCCGCCGTCGGCGGGGTCGGTGACGGGGAGCCAGCCGGCGTCGTTCTGGAGGAGCGCGGCCAGGGCCTCCCGGAGGGAGGCACCGAGCGGGATCGGCTCGGGTGCGGGACGGGTGCGGTCCGGTTCGTCCGCCGACAGCCAGCCTTCGACGCGTCCGTCGGCGTCGAGGACGACGGACCAGGGGGCGTTCGGCGCTGCGTGGCCCGTTCGCGCGACCGGGACCTCCTCCAGGGCGGAGGCGTCCACCGCGGTGACCGAGAGGCGCTTGAGACTGCGGTCCGCGCCGACGAAATCGGCGACGTACGGGGTGGCGGGGGCGCCGAGCACCGTGGCCGGTGTGGCGAACTGCTCGATGCGGCCCTGTCCGTAGACGGCGATACGGTCGCCGAGGCGGACCGCCTCCTCCAGGTCGTGGGTGACGAGCAGCACGGTCTTGCGGACCTGCGACTGGAGCTTGAGGAACTCGTTCTGGAGGCGTTCGCGGACGACCGGGTCGACGGCGCCGAAGGGTTCGTCCATGAGCAGTACGGGCGGATCGGCGGCCAGGGCGCGGGCGACGCCGACGCGCTGGCGCTGGCCGCCGGAGAGCTGCTCGGGGTAGCGGTCGCCGTAGACGGCCGGGTCGAGGCCGACCAGGTCGAGGAGTTCGGCGGCGCGGGCGCGGGCCCTGGCCTTCTTCCAGCCGAGCAGCGCCGGGACGGTCGCGGTGTTCTCCAGGATCGTCCGGTGCGGGAAGAGCCCGACCTGCTGGATGACGTACCCGATCCGGCGGCGCAGCCGGACCGGGTCCATCGTGGATATGTCCTCGCCGTCGAGGAGGATCCGGCCCTCGGTCGGCTCGACGAGCCGGTTCACCATCTTCATCGTGGTGGTCTTGCCGCAGCCGGACGGGCCGACGAGCGTCACCAGTTCCCCCTCGGCGACCTCGAAGGAGAGTCCGTCGACGGCGGTCGTGCCGTCCGCGTACCGCTTGGTCACCTGCTCGAACCGGATCATGGTTCCCCATTCTTACGTCTTGCCACCGGGCGTGTGTGAAGGGCCTGTTGCCGCGTGGTGGCGGCCTCGGCGATTGTCAGTGGCGGAGGTTAGGGTCGTCAGACGTACGTTCGGCAACGGCGGGTGACCGGGGGGAGGGCACATGAGCGCGTCGAACTGTCTGGTGACGAACGACTGGATCTGCGGGGAGTATCTGCGCACCCGGAGCCAGGAGTTGACCGACGCCGTGCTCCAGCACGCGGGAATCACGGCCGTCTCCGTGCTGATCGGGCTCGCCGTCGCCTTTCCGCTGGCACTGCTCGTGCGGGCGCGGCCCCGGCTGGCCGGACCGGTCCTCGGTCTGACGACGCTGCTCTACACGATCCCGTCGCTTGCGATGTTCTCCCTGCTGCTGCCCTTCTTCGGACTGTCCGCGGCGCTCGTGGTGACCGGCCTCGTGCTGTACTCGCTGACGATCCTCGTACGGAACATCCTGGCGGGCCTGGAAGCGGTGCCGGCCGAGACGCGGGAGGCCGCGCGCGGCATGGGCTACGGCTCGGGGCGGCTGCTGTGGGAGGTCGAACTGCCTCTCGCGCTGCCCGCGTTGATGGCGGGCATACGGATGGCGACGGTCTCGACGATCGCCCTGACGACGGTCGGCGCGATCGTCGGACGGGGCGGGCTCGGCAATCTGATCGAGGACGCGCTGCCGACCTTCTTCAAGGCGCAGGTGCTCGCCGCCTCCGTGCTGTGCGTGCTCCTCGCGGTGAGCGCCGACCTGCTGCTCCTGGGCCTCCAGCGGCTGCTCACGCCATGGACCCGTATACGTACCGCGGCCGGGGGCGCGTGACATGGGGGCGCGTGACATGGGGGTCGTGGCATGGGGATCGTGACGGACGCCTGGAGCTGGCTGACCACCGGCGCCAACTGGGCGGGCGACGGCGGGGTCTGGCACCGCCTCGGCGAGCACGTGTACGTGAGCGGGCTCGCGCTGCTCCTCGCCTGCGCCGTCGCGCTGCCGCTGGGGCTCGGGCTCGGGCACCTCGGCCGGGGCGGCACGGTCGCCGTCAACGTCTCCAACGCGGGGCGGGCGATCCCCGTCTTCGCGGTCCTGGCCCTGTTCATGGTGTCGCCGCTGCGCAACGCCGGCTATGTCCCGACCGTGATCGCGCTGGTGCTCTTCGCGGTGCCCCCGCTGCTCACCAACGCGTACGTGGGGATGCGGGAAGTGGACCGGGCGGTGGTCGAGGCCGCGCGGGGGATGGGCATGTCGGGCGGACAGCTCTTCTTGAAGGTCGAACTGCCCCTGGCCCGCCCGCTGGTCATGACCGGGCTGCGGTCGGCCGCCGTGCAGGTGGTCGCCACGGCGACCATCGCGGCGATGGTCGGCCAGGGGGGCCTCGGCCGGATCATCACCGCCGGGTTCAACACGTACAACACCCCCCAGGTGGTCGCGGGCGCCCTGCTCGTGGCGCTGCTCGCCCTCCTGGTGGAGGCCGTGCTGGTGGGGGCGGACCGGCTGCTCGGCCGGCGCGCTTGAGACGACGGAACGACGACTGGGATGGGTGATCTCGTGAGCAGCAGGACCTGGCGTATCGCGGGTGCGGTACTGGGCACGGCGGCGCTGACCGTCTCCCTCGCCGCGTGCGGCGGCGACAGCCTGGAGAAGAGCGACGGGCGGTCGGGGGGCTCGGGCAAGGGCTCCCTGGTCGTCGGCGCCGCGGCGTTCACGGAGTCCAAGGTGCTCGCGGAGCTCTACGCGCAGGTGCTGAACGACGCCGGATACTCCGCGACCGTCACCACGGTGAAGAACCGCGAGCTGTACGAACCCTCGCTGGAGAAGGGCGAGATCGACGTCGTACCGGAATACGCGGCGACGATCGCGGAATTCCTCAATGCGAAGGTGAACGGCCCGAAGGCGCCCGAGGAGAAGCCGGTCGCGTCCGGGGACGCGGCCGCCACGGTGGAGGCTCTGAAGAAGCTCGCGGAGCCGCGCGGACTGAAGGTCCTCGCGGTCGGCGAGGCCGTCGACCAGAACGCCTTCGCGGTGAGCAGGGAATTCGCCGAGAAGAACAAGCTGACGACGCTTTCCGATCTCGGCCGCGCCAAGATCGGGGTGAAGATCGCGGCCGGCGACGAATGCGAGATACGGCCGTTCTGCGCGCCGGGCCTGAAGAAGACGTACGGCATCGACGTGACCGGGATCGACCCCAAGGGTGTCGGGACGCCGCAGTCCAAGCAGGCGGTCAAGGACGGTGTGGACCAGCTGGTCCTGACGACCACGACGGACGCGACGATCGACAGCTTCGGCCTTGTCTTCCTGACCGACGACAAGAAGCTCCAGAACGCCGACAATGTGCTGCCGGTCGTCAATGCGAAGGACGCCGGATCGCCGGAGATAGCCGCCGCCCTCGACAAGATCACAAAGGTGCTGACCACCGCCGATCTCGCCGAACTGAACCGCAAGGTGGACGCCGAGCGGGCGAAGCCCGAGGACGTGGCGAAGGCCTATCTGGAGTCGAAGGGCCTGCTCAGGAAGTAACGGCCGGGCAAGGGGAGTCGGCCGGGTCCGAGGGGTGCTCCGCCGCGACGGCGAGAAGTGGCCAAGAGATTGCCCGGCCGACACCCCATAGGGCGCCTACGCACGGTAAATTTCAGGCCATGCCACGTGGACGCCACCGCCATTCCCCTCCCCTGCACAAGCTCCTTCCGCCCTCCGCGGTCGCCGGAGCTTCAGTTGTCTGTGCCGCGGGCGCCTGGCTGCTCGCCGATCCCGTGGCGCTGCGCCTGCTCGTGGCGGCCGCCGCGGCGGCAGCGGTCACCGGTGGCGTCGTCATGCGCGGCTGGGACCGGAGCGCCGGGCGGCGGGTCGCCGAGCTCACCCGGGCGCGGGCCGCGGACCAGTGGAAGAACGAGGAGCGGATAGCCGAGCTCGAGGCCGACCTCGAGGAGTCCCGCGAACTGCGGGCCAAGCTGGACGCGAAGCTGCGCGCCAAGCGGGTCGAGCTCGCCGGGCTGCGGGGCGAGCACGCGGCGCTCCTGCGCCGGTACGCCACCGCCGAGACCGAGCGGGCCAGCGCCCTGGAGGGCCGCAGGCAGCTCGCCCTGGAGGCGACCGCTCCCGCCAGGGAGCTGCCGGCCGCCGGGTCCACGCCGACGCCGGCCGCCTACCGCCAGGCCGCCGAGGCCCTGCGCAACCTCGCGCGCAACGCCGCCGCCCAGGAGGCCCGCCGTACGGCCGAGGCCGCCCGCAGCCGCGATCTCGCCGAGCGCGCACGGGAGACGGAGGAGCCGCAGGGGAAGCACGCGGCGGCCGCCGGGACCGAGCAGCACGCTCGTCCGTCGACCGCCGTGGTGCCCGCAGTCTCCGCCGTGCCCGCGGTCCGGGCCGTCCCCGCCGCGACCGCGATCGTCCCCTACGCCGCGCGCCGCCCCGCCCCGCGCCCCGAGGGAGGCTTCGACTTCTTCGGTACGCAGAAGGCGGCGGCCGCCCTGGAGGCCGTGCAGGACGCCGACCTCGCGGACGTGGTGGGCGAGGAGGTCCTGGCCGCCGTCACGCGCCGCACCCCCGAGCAGCGGGCCATCGGCCAGGTCATCGACCTGACCGCGCACGACGAGACCGAGCAGATCGATGTGGCCGAGCTGCGCGGAGCGGTCAGCTCGTGACCTCCGCCTCCGCCCTCACGGGTGGTGAAGCGGCCGGGTCGCGGGACGAGTTGATCGCGCTGTGCGCGCAGGCCTTCTGCGGGCCGCCCTGGCACGACCCGCCCCGTGGGGCGGTACGGACCGTCGACCGGCTCCTCGGCCGTACCGGGCAGCCGGACTTCCGTATGGTGGCCACCCGCGACGCCGAAGGGGCGCTGACCGGCTTCGCGGCCGGCTGGGTCGACACCGCACTCTCCGGCGGCGAGGAGGAGACCTTCGAACTCGCCGAACTCGTCGTCGCCCCCGCCCACCAGGGCCGCGGCCTCGGCCGCATCCTCCACGACGCCCTCCTCGCGAGGGCGGCCGCGCCGCGCCTGCTGATGACGCTCGACGTGCCGGAGCTGCGCGAGCGCTACGAGCGCTGGGGCTGGAGCGTGGTGGAGCGGCAGCGCCCGGAGAAGGACCCGAGGGGCCTCGTCGTGATGCGCCACGCCTGACGGCGGCCAGGGGCGATTGGCCAGGGGCGCTTACTTGTCGATGTCGCCGACGACGAAGAAGAGCGAGCCCAGGATCGCCACCATGTCGGCGACGAGCGTGCCGGGCAGCAACTCCGTCAGCGCCTGGATGTTGTTGAACGACGCCGAGCGGAGCTTGAGCCGGTACGGCGTCTTCTCGCCCTTGGAGACCAGGTAGTAGCCGTTGATGCCGAGCGGGTTCTCGGTCCAGGCGTACGTGTGGCCCTCGGGCGCCTTGAGCACCTTCGGCAGCCGCTGGTTGATCGGCCCCGGCGGCAGGTCGGCGAGCCGGTCGAGGCAGGCGTCGGCGAGGTCCAGGGAGTTGTGGGTCTGGTCGAGCAGGCACTCGAAGCGGGCGAGACAGTCGCCCTCCTCACGGGTCACGACCTTGAGGGTGTCCCGCAGCTCTCCGTAGGCCAGGTACGGCTCGTCGCGACGCAGATCGAAGTCGACGCCTGAGGCGCGGGCGATGGGCCCGGAGACGCCGTACGCGTGCGCCGTCTGCGGGGTCAGGACGCCGACGTTCCGGGTGCGCCCCCGGAAGATCTCGTTGCCGAGGACCAGCTTGTCGTACACGTCCATGCGCGAGCGCACGTCGGCGACGGCCGCGCGGGCCCGCTCGAGCCACCCGGCGGGGAGGTCCTCCTTGAGCCCGCCGACCCGGTTGAACATGTAGTGCATCCGGCCGCCGGAGACCTCCTCCATCACGGCCTGGAGCTCCTCGCGCTCCCGGAACGCGTAGAAGACCGGGGTGATACCTCCCAGTTCGAGCGGGTACGACCCGAGGAACATGAGGTGGTTGAGCACCCGGTTCAGCTCGGCGAGCAGGGTGCGGGTCCAGACGGCGCGCTCGGGGACCTCCATGCCGAGCATGCGCTCGACGGCCATGACGACACCGAGTTCGTTGGAGAAGGCCGACAGCCAGTCGTGGCGGTTGGCGAGCATGATGATCTGCCGGTAGTCGCGCGCCTCGAAGAGCTTCTCGGCGCCGCGGTGCATGTACCCGATGACCGGCTCGGCACTCTGGATGACCTCACCGTCCAGGACGAGCCGGAGCCGGAGCACGCCATGGGTCGAGGGATGCTGCGGCCCGATGTTCAGCACCATGTCGGTGCTCTCCGCCGCCCCGCCGATTCCGACCGTCGTCTCCGTCATGGGACTCAGTATCCCCCGTCATCCCGAGACCCCTGTGGGCAGCTGTTCCGCTGGGGCGGAAGGGGTGGGCACACCCCACGGAGGCGGCGCCCAGTCAGGCCCGTTCACCCCGGGGCCCCGGCACCGTGTGCGTGAGCCACAGAAAGTCCCCGAGCCCACCGCGCGCGGTCAGCTCCGCCGCCTCGCCCGCCGCGGCGAGCGCCCGCACATACGCCCCCGGATCACCGCTCGCCAGCGAGAGCGGCGGCCGCTCCCCGCTCACCCCCAGCCCCCGCAACGCCTCCCGCTGCGTCAGCAGCTCGCCACCCCCGCCGGCCGAGGCGCACGCGTCCATCGCCACGTGCGCCGTCACATCGCACGACCCGTCCGGCACAGGCTCCACCTCCCGCCCCGCCCGGAACCCCGTCAGCGTTCCGAACGGCGGCCTGGACCCCCGTACATGCCCGTAGTCCACCGCCACCGCCGTCCCCGCCGCCAGCGAGCCGGCCGCCGCCGCCCACGCCTCGTCCCGCGCGCGCCCGATCTCCGCCCGCTCGCCCGGCTCCCGCAGCGGCCACCACCGCTCCAGCCACTCCGCGTCCGGGCCCTCGACGACCCGCCCCAGCCGCTCCGCCCCGTCCGCCGCCCGCACCTCGACGTACCGCACCACGCCCGCCTCGTCGACGGACGCGACGTCCACCGGCACGTTGTCGAGCCACTCGTTCGCGAAGAGGAGCCCTCGCACGCCCTCCGGCACCCGGTCCGTCCACACCACCCGGGGGTCGAGCCCCGCGGGCCGGTCCGCGCGCTCGACGCCGTACGCCCGTACCGAGAGCCCCTCCGGTACGGCGGCCAGCACGCCCGTCACCAGCTCGCCGTGCCCCGCGCCCACGTCCACGAACGCGACCTCGTCCGTCCCCAGTTCCTCCGCCACCCCGGTCAGCAGCCGGGCGACGGCTCCCGCGAAGAGCGGGGAGGCGTGCACCGAGGTGCGGAAGTGACCGGCGGGTCCCTCGGGGCGCAGAAAGAAGCCCCCGGGGCCGTACAACGCCTGCTCCGTGGCCTCGCGCCACCCCTGCCACTGACACGCCTCATCCGTCACGTGCCCCAGTCTCCACCTTGCGGAGTACAGGCTTCCCGCCAAGGATCGACCCCACGGTTGACCCCTGCACCTATCTCCTTTCCCTACTCTGGGTTACGTGCAGCGCCTCTACGACTTCATCCGCAGACACCCGACGGGCGTCGACACCTTCTGGGCGGTCGTCCTCCTCGGGTTCTCCCTGCTGTGGGTGGTCACGTCCTACCCGGAGGTCGACACGCCCGCCGCGTACGGCGTCGTCGCCGTCCTCTTCTCGCTCGTCGTCGCGCTGCGCCGCCGCGTGCCCGAGAAGATGCTGCTGCTCGGCGTCGCGCTGGGCGTCGGCCAGCTCGCCTTCGGGGTGATGCCGTTCTTCGCGGACTTCGCGATCCTGGTGATCATCTACACCGTGGCCGCGAGCGACGGGCCCCGCTGGGCCTCCCGGCTGGCGCTGATCGGCGGACTGAGCGCGGCCACCCTCTCCCAGCTGCGCTGGCCGATGGAGGGCCCCGGCTCGACCCTCGCGAAGGTCTTCTTCACGGTGATCATGACCGTGCCGTTCGCCCTCGCCTGGGTCCTCGGCGACTCGCTGCGCACCCGCCGCGCCTACTTCGCGCAGCTGGAGGAGCGCGCCTCCCGCCTGGAGCAGGAGCGCGAGGCGCAGGCCAAGGTCGCCGTCGCCGCGGAGCGCGCCCGGATCGCCCGCGAGCTGCACGACGTCGTCGCCCACAACGTCTCGGTGATGGTCGTCCAGGCCGACGGCGCCGCCTACGTCCTGGACGCCTCGCCCGACCAGGCCAAGCAGGCGCTGGAGACGATCTCCTCCACCGGTCGCCAGGCGC harbors:
- a CDS encoding ABC transporter ATP-binding protein — encoded protein: MIRFEQVTKRYADGTTAVDGLSFEVAEGELVTLVGPSGCGKTTTMKMVNRLVEPTEGRILLDGEDISTMDPVRLRRRIGYVIQQVGLFPHRTILENTATVPALLGWKKARARARAAELLDLVGLDPAVYGDRYPEQLSGGQRQRVGVARALAADPPVLLMDEPFGAVDPVVRERLQNEFLKLQSQVRKTVLLVTHDLEEAVRLGDRIAVYGQGRIEQFATPATVLGAPATPYVADFVGADRSLKRLSVTAVDASALEEVPVARTGHAAPNAPWSVVLDADGRVEGWLSADEPDRTRPAPEPIPLGASLREALAALLQNDAGWLPVTDPADGGRYVGVLTPAGVHRALRAAASGETTLSSR
- a CDS encoding ABC transporter permease, with amino-acid sequence MSASNCLVTNDWICGEYLRTRSQELTDAVLQHAGITAVSVLIGLAVAFPLALLVRARPRLAGPVLGLTTLLYTIPSLAMFSLLLPFFGLSAALVVTGLVLYSLTILVRNILAGLEAVPAETREAARGMGYGSGRLLWEVELPLALPALMAGIRMATVSTIALTTVGAIVGRGGLGNLIEDALPTFFKAQVLAASVLCVLLAVSADLLLLGLQRLLTPWTRIRTAAGGA
- a CDS encoding ABC transporter permease — protein: MGIVTDAWSWLTTGANWAGDGGVWHRLGEHVYVSGLALLLACAVALPLGLGLGHLGRGGTVAVNVSNAGRAIPVFAVLALFMVSPLRNAGYVPTVIALVLFAVPPLLTNAYVGMREVDRAVVEAARGMGMSGGQLFLKVELPLARPLVMTGLRSAAVQVVATATIAAMVGQGGLGRIITAGFNTYNTPQVVAGALLVALLALLVEAVLVGADRLLGRRA
- a CDS encoding ABC transporter substrate-binding protein; amino-acid sequence: MGDLVSSRTWRIAGAVLGTAALTVSLAACGGDSLEKSDGRSGGSGKGSLVVGAAAFTESKVLAELYAQVLNDAGYSATVTTVKNRELYEPSLEKGEIDVVPEYAATIAEFLNAKVNGPKAPEEKPVASGDAAATVEALKKLAEPRGLKVLAVGEAVDQNAFAVSREFAEKNKLTTLSDLGRAKIGVKIAAGDECEIRPFCAPGLKKTYGIDVTGIDPKGVGTPQSKQAVKDGVDQLVLTTTTDATIDSFGLVFLTDDKKLQNADNVLPVVNAKDAGSPEIAAALDKITKVLTTADLAELNRKVDAERAKPEDVAKAYLESKGLLRK
- a CDS encoding GNAT family N-acetyltransferase, with protein sequence MTSASALTGGEAAGSRDELIALCAQAFCGPPWHDPPRGAVRTVDRLLGRTGQPDFRMVATRDAEGALTGFAAGWVDTALSGGEEETFELAELVVAPAHQGRGLGRILHDALLARAAAPRLLMTLDVPELRERYERWGWSVVERQRPEKDPRGLVVMRHA
- a CDS encoding NADH-quinone oxidoreductase subunit D, coding for MTETTVGIGGAAESTDMVLNIGPQHPSTHGVLRLRLVLDGEVIQSAEPVIGYMHRGAEKLFEARDYRQIIMLANRHDWLSAFSNELGVVMAVERMLGMEVPERAVWTRTLLAELNRVLNHLMFLGSYPLELGGITPVFYAFREREELQAVMEEVSGGRMHYMFNRVGGLKEDLPAGWLERARAAVADVRSRMDVYDKLVLGNEIFRGRTRNVGVLTPQTAHAYGVSGPIARASGVDFDLRRDEPYLAYGELRDTLKVVTREEGDCLARFECLLDQTHNSLDLADACLDRLADLPPGPINQRLPKVLKAPEGHTYAWTENPLGINGYYLVSKGEKTPYRLKLRSASFNNIQALTELLPGTLVADMVAILGSLFFVVGDIDK
- a CDS encoding SAM-dependent methyltransferase translates to MTDEACQWQGWREATEQALYGPGGFFLRPEGPAGHFRTSVHASPLFAGAVARLLTGVAEELGTDEVAFVDVGAGHGELVTGVLAAVPEGLSVRAYGVERADRPAGLDPRVVWTDRVPEGVRGLLFANEWLDNVPVDVASVDEAGVVRYVEVRAADGAERLGRVVEGPDAEWLERWWPLREPGERAEIGRARDEAWAAAAGSLAAGTAVAVDYGHVRGSRPPFGTLTGFRAGREVEPVPDGSCDVTAHVAMDACASAGGGGELLTQREALRGLGVSGERPPLSLASGDPGAYVRALAAAGEAAELTARGGLGDFLWLTHTVPGPRGERA
- a CDS encoding sensor histidine kinase — protein: MQRLYDFIRRHPTGVDTFWAVVLLGFSLLWVVTSYPEVDTPAAYGVVAVLFSLVVALRRRVPEKMLLLGVALGVGQLAFGVMPFFADFAILVIIYTVAASDGPRWASRLALIGGLSAATLSQLRWPMEGPGSTLAKVFFTVIMTVPFALAWVLGDSLRTRRAYFAQLEERASRLEQEREAQAKVAVAAERARIARELHDVVAHNVSVMVVQADGAAYVLDASPDQAKQALETISSTGRQALAEMRRLLGILRTGEHQEAGEYVPQPDVEQIEDLVEQVRGAGLTVDFRIEGTPRPLPSGVELTAYRIVQEALTNTRKHGGPDAGASVRLVYFDDGLGLLVEDDGRGATQEMYEDGGADGRGHGLIGMRERVGMVGGTLDAGPRPGGGFRISALLPLKPAH